The Proteus terrae subsp. cibarius genome contains the following window.
CAACGGTATAGCCTTGAACCTGTGCTTGCTCTCTTAAGCTGTCATCAATCCAAACTGCCGGTAAACCAAATGCAGGCTCTTGAGTAATATCACCCTCTAAAGAGCCAACGGCATTACCCGGGTTGATTGCTAACCAACGACCTGGATGCGCTTCACCGTGACCAATTTCAACCCCTTTCATTAGAATGCGATAAGAAGAAGGTCTTAACTCCATATTGTCTCGAATATGAACAACAGGAGGAAGATATCCCGTTTCCTGAGCAAACTTTTTACGAATACCACTAATTCGGCCTAATAACTCACCATTTTGGCGGTTATCTACCATTGGAATTAAGCGATACCCTACTTCCATAGCTAATGGATCTTCAAGTTGTACATCTTCCCATGAAGCTTCAACAACACGGTTTTGTTTTTCAACTTCTTCCATCTCTTTTTGTTGTTGCACTTCAGGATTGGCGTTACGGCGTAAGATATACCAACCTAATCCACCTAATGCTGCGGTGAAGAAAAGAAAAACAAAGTTAGGCATTCCCGGCACTAAACCTAACAGACCAAGTACGCCTGCGGTTAACAGTAGAACACGAGGATTGTCAAACAGTTGGGTAACCATTTGTTGCCCAACGTCTTCATCTGTTGCAACACGAGTAACGATAACACCCGCTGCTGTTGAGATAATCAATGCAGGAATTTGCGCAACCAGACCATCACCAATGGTTAAAAGGGTATAAGTTGTTGCGGCATCGTTTAATGCCATTCCGTGTTGAGCGACACCGACGATAAGGCCACCTACCACGTTAATCACAAGGATCATTAAGCCAGCGATGGCATCACCACGAACGAACTTACTCGCACCATCCATTGAACCGTAAAAGTCGGATTCTAATGAAACTTCTTTACGGCGTTTTTTAGCTTCATCTTCGCTGATAATACCAGCATTCAGGTCAGCATCGATTGCCATCTGTTTACCTGGCATTCCATCTAACACAAAACGCGCACCGACTTCAGCAATACGTCCCGCACCCTTGGTGATAACCATAAAGTTAATCAAAATAAGGATGATAAAGACCACAATACCGATAGCAAAGTTACCGCCAACAAGGAAATGGCCAAAGGCCTCAACAACGCGCCCTGCCGCTTCTGGTCCTGTATGTCCTTCCATTAAGATAATACGTGTTGAAGCAACGTTTAATGATAAACGTAACAACGTGGTAAATAGCAAAATAGTGGGAAAAGCAGCAAAGTCCAAAGTACGTCGAGTGAACATTGCAACCAACAGCACCATGATGGAGAGTGCGATATTAAAGGTAAATAATAAATCCAATAGAAAAGGTGGCAATGGCAATACCATCATTGACAGTATCAACAAGATAAGCACTGGCCCAGCCAGTATCTGCCACTGAGAACTTTTCCAATTTCCCGGCAAGCGGAGTAATGAGGCCAAATTAGCCATGACGATTATCTTCTCCAGCAAAGTCCAGTGCGGGAGGCACTGGCAAGTTCATAGGTTGTTTAGGTTTTAAACCACCTTCGGTTTTCCATCGTTTCAGTTGATAAACCCATGCAAGTACCTCTGCAACCGCAGCATAGAGGGTTGAAGGTATTGCATGGCCTATTTCACTGTGACGATATAACGCCCTAGCAAGCGGTGGTGCTTCTAGAAGCGGAATTCGATTTTCTGCACCAATCTCTTTAATTTTTAACGCAATAGCCCCTGCACCTTTTGCTAAAACTTTAGGTGCAGTCATTTTGTCGTTATATTGCAGTGCAACAGCATAGTGTGTTGGGTTCGTAACAATAACGTCAGCTTTCGGTACATCCGCCATCATTCGACGGCGAGACATCGCATGTTGTTGCTGACGGATACGTGCTTTAAGTTGCGGATCACCCTCTTGCTGTTTAAATTCATCTTTAATTTCTTGGCGCGTCATGCGTAGCTTTTTCAAATGGCTACGAATTTGGAAAATAATGTCAAATGCCACCATCGGGATCAGCATAAAAACAGTGATATAGACGGCGAAAATCAGTAGTTGCATCGCATTCGCTAGTGCACTCAGTGGTGGAAGCGTGATCAGATGAAGAATATCGTTCCAGTTGTGCCATAAAAAAACAGTTGCAGCGATCCCCACAAAGGTTGATTTCAGTATCGCTTTAAATAACTCGGCTAACGCATTCATTGAAAAAATGCGCTTTAACCCAGAAATAGGGTTCCATTTTTTCGGATCAAACTTAATGGATTTACTACTAAAGTTAATTCCGCCTAATAAGGCAGAGCCACCAATTGCCACAAGTACTAAACCCAAAAACACCGGTGATAGCGCAAACACAGCTTGTTTAATCAAGCTACCAAATCGAGGGATCAGCAAATTCTCATTACCAATAAGGTGATGATTAAACGTAAACCCTTCTGTTAACATGGCATATAGCCCACGAGTGATAAACCCACCACTCATCCACAGCAAACTCACACCACCCAAGACCATTAATACGGACGATAGCTCTTTAGAACGGACAATTTGCCCATCCTTTTTGGCTTTTTCCCGTTTATGGGGTGTGGGGTCTTCTGTTTTTTCGAGATCGCTATCTTCAG
Protein-coding sequences here:
- the flhA gene encoding flagellar biosynthesis protein FlhA, with the protein product MANLASLLRLPGNWKSSQWQILAGPVLILLILSMMVLPLPPFLLDLLFTFNIALSIMVLLVAMFTRRTLDFAAFPTILLFTTLLRLSLNVASTRIILMEGHTGPEAAGRVVEAFGHFLVGGNFAIGIVVFIILILINFMVITKGAGRIAEVGARFVLDGMPGKQMAIDADLNAGIISEDEAKKRRKEVSLESDFYGSMDGASKFVRGDAIAGLMILVINVVGGLIVGVAQHGMALNDAATTYTLLTIGDGLVAQIPALIISTAAGVIVTRVATDEDVGQQMVTQLFDNPRVLLLTAGVLGLLGLVPGMPNFVFLFFTAALGGLGWYILRRNANPEVQQQKEMEEVEKQNRVVEASWEDVQLEDPLAMEVGYRLIPMVDNRQNGELLGRISGIRKKFAQETGYLPPVVHIRDNMELRPSSYRILMKGVEIGHGEAHPGRWLAINPGNAVGSLEGDITQEPAFGLPAVWIDDSLREQAQVQGYTVVAASTVIATHFNHALAKYSSELFGRQEAQMLFDRVSKELPKMTENMIPDMLSLTVLHKVLQNLLSEQVPIRDMRTILEALAEHAPEQKDPAELTAVVRVALRRAITQHWFGDQDEIQVIGLDASLERILVQAMQSGGGLEPGLAENIEQQAADAVRHQEMSGGAPVLLVNHALRSLLSRFLRRSLPQLAVLSNMEVSEGRRIRMTSMIGGQPH
- the flhB gene encoding flagellar biosynthesis protein FlhB; this encodes MAEDSDLEKTEDPTPHKREKAKKDGQIVRSKELSSVLMVLGGVSLLWMSGGFITRGLYAMLTEGFTFNHHLIGNENLLIPRFGSLIKQAVFALSPVFLGLVLVAIGGSALLGGINFSSKSIKFDPKKWNPISGLKRIFSMNALAELFKAILKSTFVGIAATVFLWHNWNDILHLITLPPLSALANAMQLLIFAVYITVFMLIPMVAFDIIFQIRSHLKKLRMTRQEIKDEFKQQEGDPQLKARIRQQQHAMSRRRMMADVPKADVIVTNPTHYAVALQYNDKMTAPKVLAKGAGAIALKIKEIGAENRIPLLEAPPLARALYRHSEIGHAIPSTLYAAVAEVLAWVYQLKRWKTEGGLKPKQPMNLPVPPALDFAGEDNRHG